Proteins found in one Amycolatopsis aidingensis genomic segment:
- a CDS encoding DUF6412 domain-containing protein, with the protein MTRQAQLGTRIGFVLALLLPALFLALPTAGNAGSFALATALTAALASALVVCAGRVQPEPTTAPVQQRALSLRERARSAVYLRLRDPDAPGRTRPRAPSAGSAAA; encoded by the coding sequence ATGACACGGCAGGCGCAGCTGGGCACGCGCATCGGCTTCGTGCTCGCGTTGCTCCTGCCCGCGCTGTTCCTCGCGTTGCCCACCGCGGGCAACGCCGGTTCCTTCGCACTCGCGACCGCGCTCACCGCCGCGCTGGCCTCGGCGCTGGTCGTCTGCGCGGGCCGGGTCCAGCCGGAGCCCACCACCGCCCCGGTCCAGCAACGGGCGCTCAGCCTGCGCGAACGGGCCCGGTCGGCCGTCTACCTCCGGCTTCGTGATCCGGACGCGCCGGGCCGCACCCGGCCACGAGCTCCGTCAGCGGGCAGCGCGGCTGCCTGA
- a CDS encoding CAP domain-containing protein produces MLLALSVLLGGALGAGGHLLSELPPGQGTGVPDTPRNAAYLAAPPGSGQGVGTSVGGTVTSTATPGDGSTTATTEPTGPPSTTTGPPSSPGETTSEPAPSTETEPAPRPDSSSRKPTVLRDDSLTGQVVTLVNEARARAGCEPVRTDDRLAAAAQAHSEDMAARGYFSHTTPEGVTFDQRIRRAGYPKPGAENIAMGARSADKVMSMWMNSPGHRKNILNCSLDTIGVGLERSGWYWTQNFGY; encoded by the coding sequence GTGCTGCTGGCCCTCAGTGTGCTGCTTGGCGGCGCGCTCGGCGCGGGCGGCCACCTGCTGTCCGAGCTCCCGCCGGGCCAGGGAACGGGCGTGCCGGACACGCCACGTAACGCCGCCTACCTCGCGGCCCCACCGGGCTCCGGCCAGGGCGTCGGGACCTCGGTCGGCGGCACGGTGACGAGCACCGCCACCCCCGGCGACGGCAGCACGACCGCCACCACCGAGCCGACCGGCCCGCCGAGCACCACCACCGGCCCGCCGTCCTCGCCGGGCGAGACCACCTCGGAGCCCGCGCCCAGCACCGAGACCGAGCCCGCACCCCGGCCGGACAGCTCCAGCCGGAAGCCGACCGTGCTCCGCGACGACTCGCTGACCGGTCAGGTGGTCACGCTGGTGAACGAGGCACGCGCGCGGGCTGGCTGCGAACCGGTGCGTACCGACGACCGGCTGGCCGCCGCCGCGCAGGCGCACAGCGAGGACATGGCCGCCCGTGGCTACTTCTCGCACACCACCCCGGAGGGGGTCACCTTCGACCAGCGCATCCGGCGCGCCGGATACCCCAAACCGGGCGCGGAGAACATCGCCATGGGGGCGCGCAGCGCCGACAAGGTGATGTCGATGTGGATGAACTCCCCCGGGCACCGCAAGAACATCCTGAACTGCTCGCTGGACACGATCGGCGTCGGCCTCGAACGTTCCGGCTGGTACTGGACACAGAACTTCGGCTACTGA
- a CDS encoding MarR family winged helix-turn-helix transcriptional regulator, translating to MSSTRAELIEQVLNAGRLLSTETVMFHAAIADTVGLSPVETKTIDYLERLGPQTPKELARSSGLAPASVTALIDRLEGKGIVRRGPHPEDRRKVLVELRREQLAAFGPQWESLLSGMVELCGRYSDDQLQVIVEFITETAEITHRSTAELTEQRH from the coding sequence GTGTCAAGTACGCGAGCTGAGCTGATCGAGCAGGTGCTGAACGCGGGCAGGCTGCTGTCCACCGAGACCGTGATGTTCCACGCGGCGATCGCCGACACGGTGGGGCTCTCTCCGGTGGAGACCAAGACGATCGACTACCTGGAGCGACTCGGGCCGCAGACGCCGAAGGAACTGGCCCGCAGTTCCGGGCTGGCGCCGGCCTCGGTCACCGCGCTGATCGACCGGCTGGAAGGCAAGGGCATCGTGCGCCGGGGGCCGCATCCGGAGGACCGCCGCAAGGTGCTGGTCGAGCTGCGAAGGGAGCAACTGGCCGCCTTCGGTCCGCAGTGGGAGTCGCTGCTCTCCGGGATGGTGGAGCTCTGTGGCCGCTACAGTGACGATCAGTTACAGGTGATTGTCGAGTTCATCACCGAGACGGCGGAAATTACCCACAGATCCACGGCCGAGTTGACCGAACAGCGGCACTGA